One region of Bactrocera neohumeralis isolate Rockhampton chromosome 5, APGP_CSIRO_Bneo_wtdbg2-racon-allhic-juicebox.fasta_v2, whole genome shotgun sequence genomic DNA includes:
- the LOC126759709 gene encoding melanoma-associated antigen D4: MEDEEKLAQCRNAILVFAINNIENKLPIKEEEMREILGKDKALLKECLPSVIQTLKKIYGIVLQRVPETRKYICYSELSASSTAEYDLEQIRHLTLLFIILSYLLMKDCRVDEEQLFNFLKGLRIDIDEEHTYFTGNLRKLICETFVKQLYLKREKSDSETDMETRYLFSWGYRATMEFPPKDVLQQTAGILGKEARDFVSVYNKYYSNDNNEEPMAVD, encoded by the exons atggaagacGAGGAGAAGCTTGCTCAATGTCGAAATGCAATTTTGGTATTTGCAATcaacaatattgaaaataaactcCCTATAAAGGAAGAAGAAATGCGTGAAATACTTGGCAAAGACAAAGCACTCCTCAAGGAATGTCTACCAAGTGTAATTCAAACATTGAAAAAg ATTTATGGAATAGTTTTACAGCGTGTACCTGAaactagaaaatatatttgctattCGGAGTTAAGTGCATCCTCCACAGCAGAGTATGATTTGGAACAGATCCGCCatttaacattattatttattatactgtCTTATCTGTTAATGAAAGATTGCCGTGTGGATGAAg AGCAACTATTTAATTTCCTCAAAGGCCTACGGATAGATATCGACGAGGAGCATACATACTTTACAGGAAATCTGAGAAAGCTTATTTGTGAAACATTTGTAAAGCAATTATATTTGAAGCGAGAAAAATCCGATTCAGAAACAGACATGGAAACAAG gTATTTGTTCTCGTGGGGTTATCGCGCTACTATGGAATTTCCACCAAAAGATGTTTTACAACAAACTGCGGgg ATTCTTGGCAAGGAAGCCAGGGATTTCGTCTCTgtatacaacaaatattattcaaatgataataatgaAGAACCAATGGCTGTGGactaa